One window of Pseudomonas sp. ML2-2023-3 genomic DNA carries:
- a CDS encoding tyrosine-type recombinase/integrase yields MLPCDEATVIRYLLTFAEALNPRTLSLRLTALGQWHRYQGFADPTASATVRKTLRGIERVHGRPRQKAKALLLEDLERIVAHLSVTAGLAALRDSALLQVGYFGAFRRNELVALEVRYLQWEREGLRITLPRSKTDQEGQGLDKAIPYGDNICCPAKALRCWLDTAQIEQGPLFRRISRWGVVGAAPLNVGSVNAILAARAQEARLSHAPEMSSHSLRRGLATSAHRAGADFLEIKRQGGWRHDGTVQGYIEEAGAFEENAAGSLLRRQQDP; encoded by the coding sequence GTGCTGCCGTGCGATGAAGCCACGGTGATTCGTTACCTGCTGACCTTCGCGGAAGCGTTGAACCCGCGCACTTTGTCCCTGCGCCTGACCGCACTGGGGCAATGGCACCGCTATCAGGGCTTTGCTGACCCGACCGCCAGCGCCACCGTACGCAAGACCTTGCGCGGTATCGAGCGAGTGCACGGGCGCCCGCGACAGAAAGCAAAAGCGCTGCTCTTGGAGGATTTGGAGCGCATCGTGGCGCACTTGAGCGTGACGGCAGGACTAGCTGCATTGCGTGACAGCGCACTGCTTCAGGTGGGTTATTTCGGCGCGTTCCGCCGTAACGAACTGGTGGCTCTTGAGGTTCGCTATCTGCAGTGGGAGCGGGAAGGTCTACGGATCACGCTGCCGCGCTCCAAGACCGACCAGGAGGGTCAGGGCTTGGACAAGGCGATCCCCTACGGCGACAACATCTGCTGCCCAGCCAAGGCTTTGCGGTGCTGGTTGGATACCGCTCAGATTGAGCAAGGCCCGCTGTTCCGCCGCATCAGCCGCTGGGGTGTAGTCGGGGCTGCTCCGCTGAACGTGGGTAGCGTCAACGCCATCCTGGCGGCTCGCGCCCAGGAAGCGCGTCTGTCGCATGCCCCAGAGATGAGCAGCCACAGCCTGCGCCGTGGCCTGGCAACCAGCGCCCATCGCGCCGGTGCTGACTTTCTCGAGATCAAGCGCCAGGGTGGCTGGCGGCATGACGGCACCGTGCAAGGCTATATCGAGGAGGCCGGCGCCTTCGAAGAAAACGCGGCAGGCTCGCTCTTACGGCGTCAGCAAGATCCATGA
- a CDS encoding DNA-binding protein encodes MARPGIMYVHVAAAQLVAQGKNPTIDSVRGALGGTGSKSTIAPLLKRWKAAHQDTVAHAELGLPAELVLALKGVYETVQAQATLQVEQSEQTHREATAVLQEQLQQVFSERDALLNAQAQQSQALATAQARSQGLEETVQRQEITLVSLGSEKLGLEQRLVDRVAEIATLSQHLQQAQGQFEHYQASVAQQRADERQAAEQRQQHLEQELTELRQRLLAQQTHLGELHAQEQRWAQDHDRLQSTSQESLILSRSAQEQLARQLAELKQIHQALEQRHVQDEQCLADTRTKLAVAERERRLLTDRFTQAESQLTELAREQQRLLQDNAVLNSQLVELRTLPPNPPLAS; translated from the coding sequence ATGGCCCGCCCAGGGATCATGTATGTCCACGTCGCCGCCGCCCAACTCGTTGCTCAAGGCAAAAATCCAACGATCGACAGCGTCCGCGGAGCCTTGGGCGGAACCGGCAGCAAGAGCACCATCGCGCCGCTGTTAAAACGTTGGAAAGCAGCCCACCAAGACACGGTGGCGCACGCGGAGCTTGGACTGCCTGCCGAGCTGGTCCTGGCGTTGAAAGGGGTCTACGAAACAGTGCAGGCGCAGGCGACCCTCCAAGTCGAGCAGTCGGAGCAGACCCATCGCGAAGCCACCGCCGTGCTGCAGGAGCAGTTGCAGCAGGTTTTCAGCGAGCGGGACGCTTTACTCAACGCACAGGCGCAACAAAGTCAGGCGCTGGCCACCGCCCAAGCACGCAGCCAAGGGCTGGAAGAAACCGTGCAGCGGCAGGAAATCACCTTGGTCAGTCTGGGCAGCGAAAAGCTCGGGCTCGAACAGCGCCTGGTCGACCGCGTCGCGGAAATAGCCACACTGAGCCAACACCTGCAGCAAGCGCAGGGGCAGTTCGAGCATTACCAGGCATCGGTCGCGCAACAGCGCGCCGACGAGCGCCAGGCCGCGGAACAACGCCAGCAGCACCTGGAACAGGAGCTGACAGAGCTCCGCCAGCGCCTGCTCGCACAACAAACCCACCTGGGCGAACTGCACGCACAGGAACAACGCTGGGCGCAGGACCACGATCGACTGCAGAGCACGTCCCAGGAGTCGCTGATCCTCAGCCGCAGCGCACAGGAGCAGTTGGCACGGCAACTCGCCGAGCTGAAACAGATCCATCAGGCACTGGAGCAGCGGCATGTCCAGGACGAACAGTGCTTGGCTGATACGCGGACGAAGTTGGCTGTGGCCGAGCGGGAGCGGCGTCTTCTGACAGACCGTTTCACCCAAGCAGAATCCCAGTTGACCGAACTTGCCAGAGAGCAACAACGTCTGCTCCAAGACAACGCGGTGTTAAACAGCCAACTTGTGGAACTCAGAACGTTGCCACCGAACCCGCCGTTGGCATCTTGA